From Corvus cornix cornix isolate S_Up_H32 chromosome 6, ASM73873v5, whole genome shotgun sequence, one genomic window encodes:
- the LOC104697604 gene encoding dual specificity protein phosphatase 13-like produces the protein MNAQISLSATAVSETRLGTVTASVGGGQGAVPLVADVPRTKAAVWQSSAALETRPEKQIGAAAVPVGAAQRRAASAGVGAPGHRSAGTAWLPDTCAGPSRTERGWQRPSARRERRLALDLSMSAAEAPDTQDPDGVGTLPEDVPSLKEIEQLLNTGRPSCNHVDEVWPNLFLGDLVTAHNRFVLWKMGVTHVLNAAHGTAYSHGGQDFYGATIDYYGVPAHDLPSFDISQFFFSAAQFIHNALSTPGAKILVHCAVGVSRSASLVLAYLMINHHLPLVEAIKTVKEHRWISPNRGFLKHLRNLDVQLRQRKDC, from the exons ATGAATGCACAGATCTCGCTGAGTGCCACAGCTGTGTCGGAGACACGTCTGGGGACAGTCACAGCCAGTGTTGGTGGGGGGCAGGGGGCTGTGCCACTTGTGGCTGACGTCCCCCGCACCAAGGCTGCTGTGTGGCAGAGCAGTGCGGCTCTGGAGACCAGGCCGGAGAAGCAGATTGGAGCCG CGGCTGTGCCGGTCGGGGCAGCGCAGAGGCGAGCGGCCAGCGCTGGGGTGGGGGCCCCGGGGCACCGCAGCGCGGGGACAGCCTGGCTGCCCGACACCTGTGCCGGCCCATCTCGCACTGAGCGGGGCTGGCAGCGCCCCAGCGCCCGGCGGGAGCGGCGTCTCGCACTGGATCTCAGCATGTCTGCGGCAGAGGCGCCGGACACGCAGGACCCTGACGGCGTTGGGACACTCCCGGAGGATGTGCCCTCCCTCAAGGAAATCGAGCAGCTCCTAAACACTGGGAGGCCCTCTTGCAATCACGTTGATGAAGTATGGCCTAATCTCTTCTTAGGGGACCT AGTAACAGCTCACAACAGATTTGTTTTGTGGAAGATGGGTGTGACCCACGTTTTAAAtgctgcccatggcacagcatACAGCCACGGAGGCCAGGACTTTTATGGAGCAACCATTGATTATTATGGTGTACCGGCCCATGACCTGCCAAGCTTTGATATCAGCcagttctttttctctgctgcacaATTTATCCACAATGCCTTGAGCACGCCAGGAG ccAAAATATTGGTACATTGTGCAGTTGGAGTAAGCAGATCAGCTTCCTTAGTCCTAGCTTATCTCATGATAAATCACCACCTCCCATTAGTTGAAGCCATCAAGACAGTGAAGGAGCATCGGTGGATTTCACCCAATCGTGGTTTTCTGAAGCACCTGCGAAACCTGGATGTTCAGCTACGGCAAAGGAAGGACTGCTGA